A genomic segment from Actinomadura hallensis encodes:
- a CDS encoding response regulator transcription factor: MRVLVVEDERVLADAIATGLRRETLAVDVAYDGAGALERAGVNDYDVIVLDRDLPKVHGDDVCKQLVSQRYPARIIMLTAAGELDDRVEGLSIGADDYLAKPFAFAELIARVRALGRRAAAPLPPVLERAGITLDPARREVARDGRPVELTRKEFAVLEVLMSADGAVVSSEQLLEKAWDEHIDPFTNVVRVTMMTLRKKLGDPPVIETVPGVGYRL; this comes from the coding sequence GTGCGAGTTCTAGTCGTCGAGGACGAGCGCGTGCTCGCCGACGCCATCGCCACCGGCCTGCGCAGGGAGACGCTGGCCGTGGACGTGGCCTACGACGGAGCCGGCGCGCTGGAGCGGGCGGGCGTCAACGACTACGACGTCATCGTGCTGGACCGGGACCTGCCCAAGGTCCACGGCGACGACGTCTGCAAGCAGCTCGTCTCCCAGCGCTACCCGGCCCGGATCATCATGCTGACCGCGGCCGGGGAGCTGGACGACCGGGTCGAGGGCCTGTCCATCGGCGCGGACGACTACCTGGCCAAGCCGTTCGCGTTCGCCGAGCTGATCGCCCGCGTGCGCGCCCTCGGCCGCCGCGCCGCCGCGCCCCTGCCGCCGGTGCTGGAGCGCGCCGGGATCACGCTGGACCCGGCCCGCCGCGAGGTCGCGCGCGACGGCCGCCCCGTCGAGCTGACCCGCAAGGAGTTCGCGGTCCTCGAGGTGCTGATGAGCGCGGACGGCGCCGTCGTCAGCTCCGAGCAGCTCCTCGAGAAGGCGTGGGACGAGCACATCGACCCGTTCACCAACGTCGTCCGGGTCACGATGATGACGCTGCGCAAGAAGCTCGGCGACCCGCCCGTCATCGAGACCGTGCCCGGAGTGGGGTACCGGCTGTGA
- a CDS encoding inositol monophosphatase family protein — MSPEITASLAEELLELAAATAREAGRMLVDKRPADGPDVVQTKSSPTDVVTQMDRAAERLIIDRIRAARPDDAFLGEEGGTHDGGSGVRWVIDPIDGTVNYLYDLPDWAVSIAAEVDGVAVAGAVEMPRRGETCTAVRGGGALLHTASGTREMRVNAGVPLAEALVATGFGYDAGRRSRQAEVLTGVLPRVRDIRRGGSCCVDLCSLAAGRVDAYYERGVQAWDIAAGALIVQEAGGRVEGLHGAPASPELTIAAGPGTFEALHELLVPLDPLRD, encoded by the coding sequence ATGAGCCCTGAGATCACCGCGAGCCTCGCCGAGGAACTGCTGGAGCTGGCCGCCGCCACCGCGCGGGAGGCCGGCCGGATGCTGGTCGACAAGCGCCCGGCGGACGGCCCGGACGTCGTGCAGACCAAGTCGTCCCCGACCGACGTCGTCACCCAGATGGACCGCGCCGCCGAGCGGCTCATCATCGACCGGATCCGGGCGGCCCGCCCCGACGACGCCTTCCTCGGGGAGGAGGGCGGCACGCACGACGGCGGCAGCGGCGTCCGCTGGGTGATCGACCCGATCGACGGGACCGTGAACTACCTGTACGACCTGCCCGACTGGGCGGTCAGCATCGCCGCGGAGGTGGACGGCGTCGCGGTCGCCGGGGCCGTGGAGATGCCGCGCCGCGGCGAGACCTGCACGGCCGTGCGGGGCGGCGGGGCGCTCCTGCACACCGCGTCGGGCACGCGGGAGATGCGGGTGAACGCCGGGGTGCCGCTCGCCGAGGCGCTCGTGGCCACCGGGTTCGGCTACGACGCGGGGCGGCGGTCACGGCAGGCGGAGGTCCTCACGGGCGTGCTGCCGCGGGTCCGCGACATCCGCCGCGGCGGGTCGTGCTGCGTGGACCTGTGCTCGCTGGCCGCGGGACGCGTCGACGCCTACTACGAGCGCGGCGTCCAGGCGTGGGACATCGCCGCCGGGGCGCTGATCGTCCAGGAGGCGGGCGGGCGCGTCGAGGGCCTGCACGGGGCGCCCGCGAGCCCGGAGCTGACCATCGCGGCCGGGCCGGGCACGTTCGAGGCCCTGCACGAGCTCCTGGTCCCGCTCGATCCGCTCAGAGACTGA
- a CDS encoding sensor histidine kinase — translation MSTGAPGGPDEPSSAGGADAGGTNAGGTNTGGSTGGNADPGGADAGGNANGGGNANAGGQGGPGRAPGPRDTRPAGAWQPPNDTGPQTGPQATQPGGRRGGRWRRPGPQQVPPRPAPPYPAAQGGWPGTAAGGGSLADLKALPGRMSVRLRLTLLYGLLFFLAGALLLFVMTVLMANILGNVQVIGFGISDAEAAELKRQFVEQTMKQLVGRSLLALGGVGIITLVLGWFVADRALSPLQRVTATARRLSESTLHERIALEGPDDEIKELADTFDAMLERLGQAFDSQRRFVANASHELRTPLAINRTLLEVALGDPEASDDLRAVGRTLLATNARHERLIEGLLLLARSERELTTRTEVDLAEVASTVLENSARRDPEHDVSVHKELTPGKALGDPVLLEHLVSNLVENAVKHNEDGGELWIRTGMLEGFATVQVENTGPVVPAYEVERLFEPFRRLNADRVESAKGAGLGLSIVRSVVLAHRGAVYAAPRPGGGLIVTVRFPPA, via the coding sequence GTGAGCACCGGAGCGCCCGGCGGCCCGGACGAACCGTCGTCGGCGGGCGGAGCGGACGCCGGCGGGACGAACGCGGGCGGGACGAACACGGGCGGAAGCACGGGCGGTAACGCCGACCCCGGCGGCGCCGACGCGGGCGGGAACGCGAACGGCGGCGGTAACGCGAACGCGGGCGGGCAGGGCGGCCCGGGGCGGGCGCCGGGCCCCCGCGACACCCGGCCGGCGGGAGCGTGGCAGCCGCCGAACGACACCGGTCCTCAGACGGGCCCCCAGGCGACGCAGCCGGGCGGGCGCCGCGGCGGCCGATGGCGGCGTCCCGGCCCGCAGCAGGTGCCGCCGCGCCCCGCGCCGCCCTATCCGGCGGCGCAGGGCGGGTGGCCCGGCACCGCCGCCGGCGGCGGGTCGCTCGCCGACCTGAAGGCCCTGCCCGGCCGGATGAGCGTCCGGCTGCGCCTCACCCTGCTGTACGGGCTGCTGTTCTTCCTCGCCGGGGCGCTGCTGCTGTTCGTCATGACGGTGCTGATGGCGAACATCCTCGGCAACGTCCAGGTGATCGGGTTCGGCATCTCCGACGCCGAGGCGGCCGAGCTGAAGCGCCAGTTCGTCGAGCAGACGATGAAGCAGCTGGTCGGCCGGTCGCTGCTCGCGCTCGGCGGCGTCGGCATCATCACGCTGGTGCTCGGCTGGTTCGTCGCCGACCGCGCGCTCAGCCCGCTGCAGCGGGTCACCGCCACGGCCCGTCGCCTGTCGGAGAGCACGCTGCACGAGCGGATCGCGCTGGAGGGCCCCGACGACGAGATCAAGGAGCTGGCGGACACCTTCGACGCGATGCTGGAGCGGCTCGGGCAGGCGTTCGACTCGCAGCGGCGGTTCGTCGCGAACGCCTCGCACGAGCTGCGCACGCCCCTCGCGATCAACCGGACGCTGCTGGAGGTGGCGCTGGGCGACCCGGAGGCGTCCGACGACCTGCGCGCCGTGGGGCGGACGCTGCTGGCGACCAACGCCCGGCACGAGCGGCTCATCGAGGGCCTGCTGCTGCTCGCGCGCAGCGAGCGGGAGCTGACGACCCGCACGGAGGTCGACCTGGCCGAGGTGGCGTCGACGGTGCTGGAGAACTCGGCGCGCCGCGACCCCGAGCACGACGTGTCCGTCCACAAGGAGCTGACGCCCGGCAAGGCGCTCGGCGATCCGGTGCTTCTGGAGCACCTGGTGTCCAACCTCGTCGAGAACGCCGTCAAGCACAACGAGGACGGCGGCGAGCTGTGGATCCGCACCGGCATGCTGGAGGGGTTCGCCACCGTGCAGGTCGAGAACACCGGACCGGTCGTCCCCGCCTACGAGGTGGAGCGGCTGTTCGAGCCGTTCCGGCGGCTGAACGCCGACCGGGTCGAGTCCGCCAAGGGCGCGGGTCTCGGGCTGTCGATCGTGCGGTCGGTGGTGCTGGCGCACCGCGGCGCCGTCTACGCGGCGCCGCGCCCCGGGGGCGGCCTGATCGTCACGGTCCGGTTCCCGCCCGCGTGA
- a CDS encoding lytic transglycosylase domain-containing protein: protein MAPPSAPRTGIVAHAAAKKAPSTAPRSGEEPPADDVSATGGGSGGTASPRRPRRPRPEKKRRRLPNAASAYARTPARGRALPAAVAGIAALAVVTASAGVYAVLTTEKSEAAAAGATQANPPDAPQGDPVNVAQGSPVAPLKRVVPPDVLAVGGGSIPAGKIKRVAKLRRVRDVTAVAGGAVQLQGRQVNALAVDPSSFRSWTPPGTAKNTELWEALAADRFVVSPAAEEQLRLARGTQYPVVGRTMPSLTLGGSGPLGLPGIDMLVSKKTGEDMGLVPNVALLVNAPGVDPAKVAGAVGKILGPGTDVVNLHEAKYQSQAGGGPTSYLDLYKQAAARCPGLSWTVLAAIGQVESSHGRNVGPSSAGALGPMQFMPATWRAYGVDGDGDGKADIMNPYDAIPGAANYLCANGAGKGGKHLYNAIWHYNHAHWYVQKVLALAKAYAARYD from the coding sequence GTGGCTCCTCCATCAGCACCGCGCACCGGCATCGTCGCGCACGCGGCCGCCAAGAAGGCGCCCTCGACGGCTCCCCGCTCCGGGGAGGAGCCGCCCGCCGACGACGTGAGCGCGACCGGGGGCGGGAGCGGCGGGACGGCCTCCCCCCGCCGCCCGCGCAGGCCGAGACCGGAGAAGAAGCGGCGCAGGCTCCCGAACGCGGCGAGCGCGTACGCCCGCACGCCCGCGCGCGGCCGGGCCCTGCCGGCGGCCGTCGCCGGCATCGCGGCCCTCGCCGTCGTCACCGCCTCCGCCGGCGTGTACGCGGTCCTGACCACGGAGAAGTCGGAGGCCGCCGCCGCGGGCGCGACGCAGGCGAACCCGCCGGACGCCCCGCAGGGCGATCCGGTGAACGTGGCCCAGGGCAGCCCGGTCGCCCCGCTGAAGCGCGTCGTGCCGCCGGACGTGCTCGCGGTCGGCGGCGGCTCCATCCCCGCCGGGAAGATCAAGCGGGTGGCGAAGCTGCGCCGGGTCAGGGACGTGACGGCGGTCGCGGGCGGCGCCGTGCAGCTCCAGGGCCGCCAGGTGAACGCGCTGGCCGTGGACCCGTCCTCGTTCCGCTCCTGGACGCCGCCCGGCACGGCCAAGAACACCGAGCTGTGGGAGGCGCTGGCCGCCGACCGCTTCGTGGTGTCCCCGGCCGCGGAGGAGCAGCTCCGGCTCGCGCGGGGCACGCAGTACCCGGTCGTGGGCCGCACGATGCCGTCCCTGACCCTCGGCGGCTCCGGCCCGCTGGGCCTGCCCGGGATCGACATGCTCGTCAGCAAGAAGACCGGCGAGGACATGGGCCTCGTCCCCAACGTGGCGCTGCTGGTCAACGCCCCCGGGGTGGACCCGGCCAAGGTCGCCGGCGCCGTGGGCAAGATCCTCGGGCCGGGGACCGACGTGGTGAACCTGCACGAGGCCAAGTACCAGAGCCAGGCGGGCGGCGGGCCGACCAGCTACCTGGACCTGTACAAGCAGGCGGCGGCCAGGTGCCCCGGTCTCTCCTGGACGGTGCTCGCCGCGATCGGCCAGGTCGAGAGCAGCCACGGGCGCAACGTCGGCCCGTCCAGCGCGGGCGCGCTCGGGCCGATGCAGTTCATGCCCGCGACGTGGAGGGCGTACGGGGTGGACGGCGACGGCGACGGCAAGGCCGACATCATGAACCCCTACGACGCCATCCCGGGCGCGGCCAACTACCTGTGCGCGAACGGCGCGGGCAAGGGCGGCAAGCACCTCTACAACGCGATCTGGCACTACAACCACGCCCACTGGTACGTGCAGAAGGTCCTCGCGCTGGCCAAGGCGTACGCGGCGCGCTACGACTGA
- a CDS encoding D-arabinono-1,4-lactone oxidase, whose product MSPVTNEKWQNWAGNQQAAAARVATPRSAEEVAEQVRSAARDGLTVRMTGTGHSFTGAALAEGVRLRPTELTAVRSVDTATGLVTVEAGLPLHRLNRVLDEHGLALANMGDIQEQTVAGALQTATHGTGRDVAGLASQVAALELVLADGGIVTCSREERPDLFDAARAGVGALGVVTAVTWQTVPAFLLRAQEEPMKWDEVLARLDEFEAANEHFEFYWFPHTEGCLTKRNNRVEGPAEPLSKFRYWLDDLFLSNTVFEGINKVTHRAPAVSPFVNRISAKALGARTYTDTSYKVFTSPRTVRFKEQEYAIPREQLVPALRELRALFAKKDWKISFPIEVRLLPQEDAWLSMAYGRHSAFIAVHVYHRDPHEDYFRGVEELMTSLDGRPHWGKLHTRDAAYLEKAYPKFADFQALRDELDPDRRFANAYTRQVFGD is encoded by the coding sequence ATGTCCCCCGTGACCAACGAGAAGTGGCAGAACTGGGCGGGTAACCAGCAGGCCGCGGCGGCTCGCGTCGCGACGCCGCGCAGCGCCGAGGAGGTCGCCGAGCAGGTCCGCTCGGCCGCCCGCGACGGGCTCACGGTCCGCATGACCGGCACAGGCCACAGCTTCACCGGCGCGGCCCTCGCCGAGGGAGTCCGGCTCCGCCCCACGGAGCTCACCGCCGTCCGCTCGGTCGACACCGCGACCGGGCTGGTCACCGTCGAGGCGGGTCTGCCGCTGCACCGCCTCAACCGCGTCCTAGACGAGCACGGTCTCGCGCTGGCCAACATGGGCGACATCCAGGAGCAGACCGTCGCCGGCGCCCTCCAGACCGCCACCCACGGCACCGGACGCGACGTCGCCGGACTCGCCTCCCAGGTCGCCGCGCTGGAACTGGTCCTCGCCGACGGCGGCATCGTCACCTGCTCGCGAGAGGAGCGCCCCGACCTGTTCGACGCGGCCCGCGCCGGGGTGGGCGCGCTCGGCGTCGTCACCGCCGTCACCTGGCAGACCGTCCCGGCGTTCCTCCTGCGCGCGCAGGAGGAGCCGATGAAGTGGGACGAGGTCCTCGCGCGCCTGGACGAGTTCGAGGCGGCCAACGAGCACTTCGAGTTCTACTGGTTCCCGCACACCGAGGGCTGCCTGACCAAGCGCAACAACCGCGTCGAAGGTCCCGCCGAGCCGCTCTCGAAGTTCAGGTACTGGCTGGACGACCTGTTCCTGTCCAACACGGTCTTCGAGGGCATCAACAAGGTCACGCACCGGGCGCCCGCCGTGTCGCCGTTCGTGAACCGCATCTCCGCCAAGGCGCTCGGCGCCCGCACCTACACCGACACCTCGTACAAGGTCTTCACCAGCCCGCGCACGGTCCGGTTCAAGGAGCAGGAGTACGCGATCCCGCGGGAGCAGCTCGTCCCCGCCCTGCGCGAGCTGCGCGCCCTGTTCGCCAAGAAGGACTGGAAGATCAGCTTCCCCATCGAGGTGCGGCTCCTCCCCCAGGAGGACGCCTGGCTGTCGATGGCGTACGGCCGGCACAGCGCCTTCATCGCCGTGCACGTCTACCACCGCGACCCGCACGAGGACTACTTCCGGGGCGTCGAGGAGCTCATGACCTCGCTCGACGGCCGCCCCCACTGGGGCAAGCTCCACACCCGCGACGCCGCGTACCTGGAGAAGGCGTACCCGAAATTCGCCGACTTCCAGGCCCTGCGGGACGAACTCGACCCGGACCGCCGCTTCGCCAACGCCTACACGAGGCAGGTCTTCGGCGACTGA
- a CDS encoding ferrochelatase, with amino-acid sequence MTSYDALLLLSFGGPEGPDDVIPFLENVTRGRNIPRERLEEVGEHYYLFGGVSPINQLCRDLKAAIEADFAAHGVDLPVYWGNRNWTPYLADTVRQMKADGIRRAAAFVTSAYSGYSTNDQYLEDIARVREEVEDAPEIDKLPVYSGRPEFVEPFVDGTKEALSRLPEGARIVFTAHSVPLSQPNREKYVAELEEVARTVAQKAAPGAPWDLVYQSRSGPPGQPWLEPQITDHLTKLHGEGVRAVAVVPIGFVSDHMEVKYDLDVEAADLAAELGIAFARVATPGTDPRFATLPRRLLEDAR; translated from the coding sequence ATGACGTCGTACGACGCGTTGCTGCTGCTGTCCTTTGGCGGCCCTGAGGGACCCGATGACGTGATCCCGTTCCTGGAGAACGTCACCCGTGGCCGCAACATCCCGCGAGAGCGGCTGGAGGAGGTGGGAGAGCACTACTACCTCTTCGGCGGGGTCAGCCCCATCAACCAGCTGTGCCGGGACCTCAAGGCCGCGATCGAGGCCGACTTCGCGGCCCACGGCGTGGACCTGCCCGTCTACTGGGGCAACCGGAACTGGACGCCGTACCTCGCCGACACCGTCCGCCAGATGAAGGCCGACGGGATCCGCCGCGCGGCGGCCTTCGTCACCTCCGCCTACAGCGGCTACTCGACCAACGACCAGTACCTCGAGGACATCGCGCGCGTGCGGGAGGAGGTCGAGGACGCACCCGAGATCGACAAGCTGCCCGTCTACTCCGGCAGGCCCGAGTTCGTCGAACCGTTCGTGGACGGGACGAAAGAGGCCCTGAGCCGTCTCCCGGAAGGCGCCCGCATCGTCTTCACCGCGCACAGCGTGCCCCTGTCCCAGCCCAACCGGGAGAAGTACGTCGCTGAGCTGGAGGAAGTGGCGCGGACGGTCGCGCAGAAGGCGGCTCCCGGGGCGCCGTGGGATCTCGTCTACCAGAGCCGGAGCGGCCCGCCCGGCCAGCCCTGGCTGGAGCCCCAGATCACCGACCACCTGACCAAGCTGCACGGTGAGGGCGTCCGCGCCGTCGCCGTCGTGCCGATCGGATTCGTCTCCGATCACATGGAGGTCAAGTACGACCTCGACGTCGAGGCCGCCGACCTCGCCGCCGAACTCGGGATCGCGTTCGCGCGCGTCGCCACGCCCGGCACCGACCCCCGGTTCGCCACCCTTCCCCGCCGCCTCCTGGAAGACGCCCGATGA
- the sepH gene encoding septation protein SepH has product MQELRLVAVSEDGTYLVLATAGRGTRFTLPVDDRLRAAVRGHFSRLGQFEIEVESPLRPKEIQARIRSGETAEEIAESAGIPVERVRWFEGPVLQEREYMAQQAQRVTIRRPGESTPGPPLGETVEERLGRGGVDLDEVEWDSWKCEDGTWRVRLSFFDNGRPHAAEWTFDPRRRHVFPLDEIAARLTAVEWDDDALSDTVTPLVPRRPAMKVVSSDRDPAARGLPAGPEQPGAHGVLRPAEHRERAEFRELPGETGPAALGEPGEAASFSGPSLETREDAGQSRFREVPRHGGPAPVREDGEAVRPEEAHGEHETAQAADKAGEDEKPAASVTAEPQAAESRTAETDRLTETSDDGVEERETAVRKEVDGERHDGAEADLTADAPGDRETARAPEKAEETERPASTETAEAATTEATTETAEGASDRGEVAGERETAAETGTETDTAGGAERPAEATVVRDTAREDDEDAEAADKSGAETADKSGAETADESGSDRFAETPARRAARARAAEQEPRREAPADGGAREAEPEPAARRPESTPAEEGRPSRESRPAAQRPAPRQPARPPAKKKPATRPTMPAAQDKPATGSPAAAASAEPAAQRPARRRKSKGKRASVPSWDEIMFGARRPE; this is encoded by the coding sequence ATGCAGGAGCTGCGCCTCGTCGCGGTCAGCGAGGACGGTACGTACCTCGTCCTGGCCACCGCGGGCCGAGGCACCCGGTTCACCCTGCCCGTCGACGACCGGCTCCGCGCGGCGGTCCGTGGGCACTTCTCCCGCCTCGGCCAGTTCGAGATCGAAGTGGAGAGTCCCTTGCGCCCCAAGGAGATCCAGGCCCGCATCCGGTCCGGCGAGACCGCCGAGGAGATCGCCGAGTCGGCGGGCATCCCCGTCGAGCGCGTCCGCTGGTTCGAGGGTCCGGTCCTGCAGGAACGCGAGTACATGGCGCAGCAGGCGCAGCGCGTCACGATCCGGCGTCCCGGCGAGTCCACGCCCGGCCCGCCCCTCGGTGAGACCGTCGAGGAACGCCTCGGCCGGGGCGGCGTCGACCTCGACGAGGTCGAGTGGGACTCCTGGAAGTGCGAGGACGGCACCTGGCGCGTCCGCCTGTCGTTCTTCGACAACGGCCGCCCGCACGCCGCCGAGTGGACGTTCGACCCGCGCCGGCGGCACGTCTTCCCGCTGGACGAGATCGCCGCGCGGCTGACCGCCGTGGAGTGGGACGACGACGCGCTGTCCGACACGGTCACCCCGCTCGTCCCGCGCCGTCCCGCCATGAAGGTCGTCTCCAGCGACCGCGACCCGGCCGCGCGGGGCCTGCCCGCCGGTCCCGAGCAGCCCGGCGCCCACGGCGTGCTCCGCCCCGCCGAGCACCGCGAGCGCGCCGAGTTCCGCGAGCTCCCCGGAGAGACCGGCCCCGCGGCCCTCGGCGAGCCGGGCGAGGCGGCGTCCTTCTCCGGCCCCTCCTTGGAGACCCGGGAGGACGCCGGGCAGAGCCGCTTCCGCGAGGTGCCCCGGCACGGCGGGCCCGCCCCCGTCCGCGAGGACGGCGAGGCCGTCCGCCCCGAGGAGGCGCACGGGGAGCACGAGACCGCCCAGGCCGCGGACAAGGCCGGAGAAGACGAGAAGCCCGCCGCCTCCGTGACCGCCGAACCTCAGGCCGCCGAATCGCGGACCGCCGAGACGGACCGCCTCACGGAGACGTCCGACGACGGCGTCGAAGAGCGTGAGACGGCCGTCCGGAAAGAGGTGGACGGCGAGCGGCATGACGGCGCCGAGGCGGACCTTACGGCGGACGCGCCTGGAGACCGCGAAACCGCGCGTGCACCGGAGAAGGCCGAAGAGACCGAGCGGCCCGCCTCCACCGAGACCGCGGAGGCGGCGACCACGGAGGCGACCACGGAGACCGCCGAGGGCGCGTCCGACCGGGGCGAGGTCGCCGGAGAGCGCGAGACGGCCGCGGAGACGGGAACGGAAACGGACACCGCCGGCGGGGCGGAGCGTCCCGCGGAAGCGACCGTGGTCCGCGACACCGCCCGCGAGGACGATGAGGACGCCGAGGCCGCGGACAAGAGCGGGGCCGAGACCGCGGACAAGAGCGGGGCCGAGACCGCGGACGAGAGCGGGAGCGACCGGTTCGCCGAGACTCCCGCCCGCCGGGCCGCCAGGGCCCGCGCCGCGGAGCAGGAGCCGCGGCGGGAGGCGCCCGCCGACGGCGGCGCCCGGGAGGCCGAGCCGGAGCCCGCCGCGCGGCGCCCCGAGAGCACGCCCGCCGAGGAGGGCAGGCCCTCGCGGGAGAGCCGGCCCGCGGCGCAGCGGCCCGCGCCGCGGCAGCCCGCCCGGCCGCCCGCGAAGAAGAAGCCGGCCACCCGTCCCACGATGCCCGCCGCGCAGGACAAGCCGGCCACCGGCTCCCCCGCGGCCGCCGCGAGCGCCGAGCCCGCGGCGCAGCGACCCGCGCGACGCCGCAAGTCCAAGGGCAAGCGCGCCTCCGTGCCGTCCTGGGACGAGATCATGTTCGGCGCCCGCCGCCCCGAGTAG